The segment CTGCGATCTCCAGAAGGAGGAGGTGTCGAAAATAGTAAAGATACCGCTTGACTACATCTGCGTCAAGACAGGGATCCTCTGCCCCCGCTGCCACAGGCTCGTGGAGAGCGGAAAGGTGCTGCAGGAGGAAATACCGGTGATGAAGGCATTAATAGAGCTTGAGGAAGACAAGGACTTCAAGCAGCTCAAGGACATAACATATGTGAGGACAATTGCATCGAGAGATCTCACCGTAATAATTGTGAAGAGCGGAGGGGTGGAGCAGCTTCTTCTGAAGAGAGCTGCTAAGGCGCTGAGCGACATGCTTGGAAGGAGGGTGCAGATAGTTGAGCAGACAGGCGATCTGAAGAAACTTGCATCGGAGCTGCTGAGTCCTGTCAGAATAAATGGAGTGAACACTGTTTGGCTCCCAGATGGAAGCACAGAGTACATAGTTAGGATAAGCCGATATGAGCTCAGATCCCTCCCCTCAAAGCTCGAGGTTCTAGAGGAGATCCTTTCAAAGATGCTTGGATCCCCAGCTAGAATAAGAGCAGAATAGCTAGTAGAGCTTAAGATCTCCAGTTATTCTATCCACAGCATCGTCTGGAGCTGGCCCTATTCCAACAGCTGTTGCAGTTCCAGGCTCAAGCTGGGTCAATCCTGCATCGCTTATGAATGATGCCGGAAGCCCCATGCTTAAAGCCCTCTCATAGAGAATGCCAAGCTCCTTCTGACTGCTTACCTTCACAACAATCTTCTTCTGCCCCTCCTTAACCCATGCCCTCAGCCACTCATTCCAAGCCTCATTTTTAGATTCTATTATGAGAAGAATGCATGAAACGCTTGCATGGGCAACCTGGACAGCGAGCTTTCCAGCCCCCATCCTCAGATCCTTTCTCGCAGCAATTACCTGCTTCATTCAGCAATACCACCAATGCCTATTGCTTAAATATTTATTAACGATTTTGCTGAGAGCGATCTGAGGAACTGCTTAAGAGGAAGATCCAGCATGCAAACAAGCTATCCATCAACGAGGATAAGCCTGCATGATACAGTTAAGACAAGGACATGCACGAGCTGCAGGAAAACAATTCCTCCTGATGAGAAGCCAGTTATATTTCTCTGCCCCAACTGCGGAAAGGTGGAAATAATAAGGTGCAACATGTGCAGAAAGCAGGGAGTGAAGTACACTTGCCCAGTGTGCGGATTCACTGGTCCATGAGGAGGTAATTGAGATGGCAAGAGTTCTGGCATCGGTAAGAGTATATCCAAGCGACAGCATCAGCGATAGGGGAAAGCTGCTTGACGAGATAAGGAAGGTGCTTCCAGAGGAATACCACATACTGAAGGCCTCTGAGGAGCCCATAGCATTCGGCTACAAAGCTCTAAAGCTCTACATAACCTTCCCCGAGGATACTGAGGGGGGGACAGAGAAGCTTGAGGAGCTGCTCCGCTCAATCAGCGGAATTGATGACCTGGAAATAGAGAGCGTATCCAGGCTCAGCAGCTTCTGAGCACTTTTCAGAAAAACGTATTTTAATATTTAAACAACATAATAAGAAGTGCGGGTAGGGCCGGGGGCTCGCCCTCCCCATTTCCGAGGTGGGCGCAAGGCGGGGCCAGTAATCCCATGGAGGGGGCCGAGGCTGGGGATGAATCCCTGGATAGTGATGAGCTCCGCCCTGTGGGGTCGTGGGAGGAGGCTGGTTGGCTGGAGGGCCAGCCAGACCTCCCTGACCGAGGGAAACTGGCCAGGCCCGGAAGGGAGCAACCTGTCCTCGGATCACGGCGTTCACAGGTCACCGGAGGGAGCAATTCCAGGGGAAGTTCGCCTCAGCGCAGGCTTCCTCCATGGGAAGCCGCATCAGTTTAGAACCTAAAAAAAGGTGGGAGAGTTGAGCAAGTCTAGCAAGGGAAC is part of the Fervidicoccaceae archaeon genome and harbors:
- a CDS encoding transcription elongation factor NusA, producing the protein MSKIVKIPLDYICVKTGILCPRCHRLVESGKVLQEEIPVMKALIELEEDKDFKQLKDITYVRTIASRDLTVIIVKSGGVEQLLLKRAAKALSDMLGRRVQIVEQTGDLKKLASELLSPVRINGVNTVWLPDGSTEYIVRISRYELRSLPSKLEVLEEILSKMLGSPARIRAE
- the pth2 gene encoding peptidyl-tRNA hydrolase Pth2, producing the protein MKQVIAARKDLRMGAGKLAVQVAHASVSCILLIIESKNEAWNEWLRAWVKEGQKKIVVKVSSQKELGILYERALSMGLPASFISDAGLTQLEPGTATAVGIGPAPDDAVDRITGDLKLY
- a CDS encoding zinc finger domain-containing protein is translated as MQTSYPSTRISLHDTVKTRTCTSCRKTIPPDEKPVIFLCPNCGKVEIIRCNMCRKQGVKYTCPVCGFTGP
- a CDS encoding elongation factor 1-beta; this translates as MARVLASVRVYPSDSISDRGKLLDEIRKVLPEEYHILKASEEPIAFGYKALKLYITFPEDTEGGTEKLEELLRSISGIDDLEIESVSRLSSF